In Tachysurus fulvidraco isolate hzauxx_2018 chromosome 1, HZAU_PFXX_2.0, whole genome shotgun sequence, a single window of DNA contains:
- the LOC113643287 gene encoding tripartite motif-containing protein 29-like, translating to MAEANIFIAQDHFRCPICLDLLKDPVTLLCGHSFCMVCINGCWDQQGVYSCPQCRQTFTPRPVVSKNTMLAEVVETLKKTGHQAKRPPQCLTGPEDVECDSCTGRKSKAIKSCLVCLASFCETHLQPHYKSLAFKKHKLVEASRQLQDQICSQHDKLLEVYCRTDQQCICMLCTMYEHKGHDTVSAATVRAEKQKQLLETQEKSKQRIQDREKELQKLKKAVKTHKHSAQKAFQETERIFTDLIKAIERRHSDVKALIKAQEEAAVSQAERVMKQLKQEIAELKKRDFEMEELSHTTDPIHYLQRFQSVSTLTVPSDSPNITINPLLTFEGVIKSVSQLKMKIEKCCNADFEKISSAEKLLRVPGFRHSIVDQEKLFTHTLLRQSETIRDSRGGRDRDRSNVFLLSPRRRNNEC from the exons ATGGCAGAAGCGAATATTTTCATTGCTCAGGATCATTTCAGGTGTCCAATCTGTCTGGATCTACTCAAGGATCCAGTAACTCTTTTGTGTGGACACAGTTTCTGTATGGTCTGTATTAACGGCTGCTGGGATCAGCAGGGAGTCTATagctgtcctcagtgtagaCAAACCTTCACTCCAAGACCTGTTGTAAGTAAAAACACCATGCTGGCTGAAGTAGTGGAGACACTGAAGAAGACAGGACACCAAGCTAAACGTCCTCCTCAGTGTTTAACTGGACCTgaagatgtggagtgtgattcctGCACTGGGAGAAAATCCAAAGCCATCAAGTCCTGCCTGGTGTGTCTGGCCTCTTTCTGTGAAACTCATCTCCAGCCTCACTATAAATCTCTtgcctttaagaagcacaagcTGGTCGAAGCCTCCAGACAACTCCAGGATCAGATCTGCTCTCAGCATGACAAACTGCTGGAGGTTTACTGTCGCACTGACCAGCAGTGTATCTGCATGTTGTGTACTATGTATGAACATAAAGGACATGATACAGTATCAGCTGCAACAGTACGAGCTGAGAAACAG aaGCAGTTGTTGGAGACACAGGAGAAATCAAAGCAGAGAATCCAGGATAGAGAGAAGGAGCTTCAGAAGCTGAAGAAGGCTGTCAAGACTCACAAG CATTCTGCACAAAAGGCATTTCAGGAAACtgagaggatctttactgaTCTTATAAAAGCCATTGAGAGAAGACACTCTGATGTGAAAGCACTGATCAAAGCTCAGGAGGAAGCTGCAGTGAGTCAAGCTGAAAGGGTCATGAAGCAACTGAAGCAGGAGATTGCAGAGCTGAAGAAGAGAGACTTTGAAATGGAGGaactttcacacacaacagatcCCATCCATTACCTTCAG AGATTTCAGTCTGTCTCGACCCTCACTGTACCTTCAGACTCACCCAACATTACGATCAATCCTCTTCTAACTTTTGAGGGTGTAATAAAGTCTGTGTCTcagctgaaaatgaaaatagaaaaatgcTGTAATGCTGATTTTGAGAAGATATCAAGTGCAG AAAAGCTCCTTCGGGTTCCTGGTTTCAGACACAGTATAGTTGATCAAG AAAAGTTATTTACCCATACGCTTctgagacaatcagagacaatcagagacagtaGAGGTGGTCGTG atCGGGACCGTTCTAATGTTTTCCTTCTTAGCCCTAGAAGAAGAAATAATGAGTGTT GA